The following nucleotide sequence is from Cyclobacteriaceae bacterium.
CACAGAATATATCTGATGGCATACATTTAGTTACTGTTTAAATTAAACTTATAAAGATCATGGCAACTACAAAAAATGATACTCATGGAGCAAGTCCTCTTCCAAAAGGAAAGAGCAAACCTGGTGCACCATTATTCAAAAAGCCAAAAACCAAACATGAAGAGAAGTCAGAGCGCGACATGACGGGCCAGACTGATACTTCATTGAAAGACATGAAGAAAAGATTGGCAGAAGTTCCTAAGAAATCTTCCGGTAGCAAGCACGACAAAAAAGCTTACGAAGATTAATGTAAGTTGAAAACTTCTGTATTAAGAAGTTAAATTGAACCAACTTTTTTACTTTCACTTTCGTTATCGCAGATGAAACTCAGGATACTTTATCCATGTTTTGTCTGCTTCTTTTTTACAACCTACAAAGCAGCATTCCTGGCGTTGAAGATGCACAAAATGACCTACGACCCTAGGTTCAGACTAGGTTCAGGCTAGGTTCTACCTAGGTTCAGGCTAGGTTCTACCTAGGTTCAGGCTAGGTTCAAGCTAGGTTCAGCCTAGGTTCAGGCTAGGTTCAGCCTAGGTTCAGGCCAAGTTCTCCTTACCCTCTTCCCCATCTCAATTCGGTTGATTACCTGATTAGTATCGGATTAGCATCCCATTTCCGCTTTTCTCAGTTCACCTGAGGATTTTCTATAAGTCCGGTGCATGAAGGCATCACGCGTGGAAAAAAATCCACGGCGATAGGGATCAGATTATTGATGTGCTGATCCCCTTTATGGCACAGTTATTTTGACTTACCTGACAAAACCAACAAATCAATAATTATGAAAACTCAAGTAAAATTTATCTATTTCTTTGCCTTTGCTATCATGCTTGGAAGCAGTCTGTTTGTTCAGGCGCAAAACACGATGACATGGGATAAGCTCGGAACAAAAGTGGTTGATTTCACTCTTGACCGTGACGTGGTAACAGCATCCACCAAAGAAGCATACACTGCATTAAAAGTTAAGGTGAACAATGGTACCATCAATATCCACAAGGTTACTGTACACTTTGCAAACGGTGATACTCAGGATGTTAAGCTTCCTGCAGAAATGTCCAAGAACAATGATGGCCAGTTGATCGATCTTAAGGGAAACCAGAGATTGATTGAAAAGGTTACATTCTGGTACGACACTGTTAACAAGGATAAGGATAAGGCAGTTGTAGAAGTTTGGGCTAAGAAATAATCTGCTCCGCTTCTAAAAACGAGGGAGAAGACCAGTCTTCTCCCTTTCGTTGTTTAAAAGAGTGCTCTATTGGTATGATTTTTTGAATAATCAGCATATGAGCCAATCAAAACCACGTCGCCCGCTAAGAAAAGGGACTAAAATACTGATCATCATCCTTGCTGTATTGCTGGTGATCCGATTGATACTTCCCTCCGTTGTGTTGCACTATGCAAACAAGACCCTTGCCAACATGAAGGGATACTACGGTCACATCAATGACATTGACATCTGGCTGATCCGTGGGGCTTACAAGATCGATAGCATCTATCTCAACAAGCTGGATTCAAATACAAATAAACAGACACCATTTTTTGCATCGAAAAGCATTGACCTTTCGGTTGAATGGAAAGCAATTTTTCATGGCTCAATCGTCGGTGAGCTCGTCTTTGAAGAACCTACCCTACGCTTTACAAAGGACAAGGTGGAACCCTCCAATCTGAAAAAGGACTCTACCAGCTTTAAAGATCTCTTGCATGGATTCATGCCATTGAAAGTAAACCGATTCGAAGTGAACAATGGCCGCATAAAGTATGTCGATGAAACTTCGAAGCCGAAAGTCGACATTGAAATGACCAATACATACATCCTCGCTCAAAATCTGAGGAACAGTTATGATTCGACAGTATTGCTTCCTGCTAAAGTCAGGGCATCCGCGGATGTTTATGATGGAACGCTAACCTTTAATCTGAAATTAAATCCCCTTGCG
It contains:
- a CDS encoding DUF2541 family protein; the protein is MKTQVKFIYFFAFAIMLGSSLFVQAQNTMTWDKLGTKVVDFTLDRDVVTASTKEAYTALKVKVNNGTINIHKVTVHFANGDTQDVKLPAEMSKNNDGQLIDLKGNQRLIEKVTFWYDTVNKDKDKAVVEVWAKK
- a CDS encoding DUF748 domain-containing protein — its product is MSQSKPRRPLRKGTKILIIILAVLLVIRLILPSVVLHYANKTLANMKGYYGHINDIDIWLIRGAYKIDSIYLNKLDSNTNKQTPFFASKSIDLSVEWKAIFHGSIVGELVFEEPTLRFTKDKVEPSNLKKDSTSFKDLLHGFMPLKVNRFEVNNGRIKYVDETSKPKVDIEMTNTYILAQNLRNSYDSTVLLPAKVRASADVYDGTLTFNLKLNPLADQPTFDVNAEVKNTNLVKLNEFFQAYAKVDVNKGTFGLYTEVAAKNGKFDGYVKPVIKDLDILGKEDRKDNIFQKMWEAIVGTVADVFTNQPKDQFATKIPFKGDVKDPDANIWYAILTVIRNAFIQALQPSIDNEINIASVDKPKEEKKTFLQKVFGKKDDKKKEEEKEKKK